The window tggtcacaatgaactttgattgaagtgactgaagccaaacaggcaggaaatgctcagagatgctcagaggacgtcagcctgacagataaatacactgctaggagctggattataccatgtgatgggtggagttaaaatctcattgacacagctgtgaggatgcactcttcatttaagacagctggaagcaacaggtaagggggcctcGTGTAGAAAAAGCCATGATGgcgttgttgtacttaaagtactgcccaggatcttttcagggggaataagacaaaacgccacatttattagtaatacatgtattcattaacactgtaaaagggggacaatgtagatcaatctctgataattttcatatgactttacattgtgcctcttcatataaccttgtggtgggtctacccacttgtgatctctgttttcatggaactttgtatcaaagcctcatatagaaactttgcattgcccttggtataatattatagcccctaaggatagaataagatagaagaaaaatttctttttgctagcagtagaacaagagctctccccccccacacactcttaatcaattgccctattgaatgaatgaggtgtggatgagcaaggcatggaaggcagcacctccagacagcctcaactgttggagaggggctgggagccagacccaagaacaataaaacgtgtcaagtgggctcattaaagacaagcagacatacccatggcctcgggggttagaagcaagcaccttcttttggaaacaccctctttgcagcattgggacaacactcaaaagaaagcagcacaaaggaccaatggacacagacacagagtttgaatctggtatagatttgcataagaggaaagctgctataaaagtgaggtgtcttgcagaggaccccgggtctcgtcttgtcaacatgggagcatcgatccggatcggcagaagcccggctctaccccctccccccatctaactcacctggccagtgaagttaaggggagcaactaattggtaacaacaagacggagtgtgtttgtgtgtgtgtgtgagtgtaatatattatatgcatataatacagtgttaatgaatgcatgtattactaataaatgtggcgttttgtcttattccccctgaaaagatcctgtgcagtactttaagtacaacagcgtgtgcccagaaactagccccaggtgggcagaggatgccaccgagtatcgttctgagctggtgcgtgtgtgacagagacaagccgggcagtgcagccaggacacggaggcagagcaggaaagccgagcagagcctgtgagcatggtgtgatcttgggaggagcatagagagcttttgggccaggtgctggctaaagagtcttggagctgagagcagggaggctaatccctgctgttggttcctgctgtgtttggagaagcaggactctgtatgttccttgtcaataaacaagacatcaaaaaattaccagactccactgccaatttctgctccccactggaacatccccagggccccaaactttgactagccccttgggttgaagagggacaccaatatctttattgtgcggtttcgttgcacgtctatctaatctcagtggtttatcagcaactaattactgttgcaatgttttctcatgtgataaccatatttattaaaaacacagagggcaggtttttgaacccaaactcaccactgctaatacatgcaggattcagatgtaaagtcctggctttgagtcatcccccatttaaatgctcaatgacagttgctagaaatccagtgtcatgattcattgatcactaatgccaaggggcagtggcagggctgggagaagcagaggttaatgtgggtctaaagtcgtagtgagtgacatggcttccagcgaggcagagtggaagtgggagtccagttatacacaccaatcacactcttcatgtcattcgaacgcaccggcggggtcggctctcagcatttattccaggggatttaccgtgcagaagccaacagggaagcgggtgagcagagtggaggcattgcagggactgcactgattaggtgggggatggcgcgttgtctgatctaatattgtctccccttctcagcggcgccagctcccaaggaggatgggctcctcctgccggacccagcacacgtctgttggcttaaccaggatgagggaagacttgcactccccactcttacagaaccctgcccagtagatgtagcctttcccattgagcaggacgttctgacacttgtcgtaccaccagcctccatagctacttgcgcaattcccactggtctggtcctgatccttgtcagtcgtgctgaacttcatgttgtcgtgtatgccccccaggccggagtggtaggtggtgagatagtcctcgccgtccccagagtaccttCCCAGCCTGagcgggtacccgctgggctcaccctcgacactgaagatgtcgtactctgcgtagcgggtgttgttggatttgtcctccaccacaaagcggaccttgtagatgttctgccgcgtgagcagggacaggtactcgttgcccagccagtaatcctgctgcacgttcccaaagccatacttgtaggtgctccaggactc of the Chrysemys picta bellii isolate R12L10 chromosome 21, ASM1138683v2, whole genome shotgun sequence genome contains:
- the LOC135976951 gene encoding fibrinogen-like protein 1-like protein isoform X2, yielding MGFQSSSLLLLSALSMMAFLCVAPVQGNGALAHKKVERGFLKDCSNIPRDSPSGVHVIQPAGSPPRVVWCDMDTEGKGWTVVQRNSYNTEITWKESWSTYKYGFGNVQQDYWLGNEYLSLLTRQNIYKVRFVVEDKSNNTRYAEYDIFSVEGEPSGYPLRLGRYSGDGEDYLTTYHSGLGGIHDNMKFSTTDKDQDQTSGNCASSYGGWWYDKCQNVLLNGKGYIYWAGFCKSGECKSSLILVKPTDVCWVRQEEPILLGSWRR
- the LOC135976951 gene encoding fibrinogen-like protein 1-like protein isoform X1 encodes the protein MSGQSVSIATVCFGFQSSSLLLLSALSMMAFLCVAPVQGNGALAHKKVERGFLKDCSNIPRDSPSGVHVIQPAGSPPRVVWCDMDTEGKGWTVVQRNSYNTEITWKESWSTYKYGFGNVQQDYWLGNEYLSLLTRQNIYKVRFVVEDKSNNTRYAEYDIFSVEGEPSGYPLRLGRYSGDGEDYLTTYHSGLGGIHDNMKFSTTDKDQDQTSGNCASSYGGWWYDKCQNVLLNGKGYIYWAGFCKSGECKSSLILVKPTDVCWVRQEEPILLGSWRR